From the Lolium rigidum isolate FL_2022 chromosome 2, APGP_CSIRO_Lrig_0.1, whole genome shotgun sequence genome, one window contains:
- the LOC124687396 gene encoding probable methyltransferase PMT15: MGVRSATKLHISPAHSAARRSLFLPLAAVALLCSASYLLGAWQHGGGLPFSAPSPRSVSIATDITCTTTLTPSTPSLDFSAHHAAAADPAASKAASSASSAAPRRYPACPVEYSEYTPCEDVKRSLRYPRDRLVYRERHCPSPRERLRCLVPAPAGYRNPFPWPASRDVAWFANVPHKELTVEKAVQNWIRVDGDKLRFPGGGTMFPHGADAYIDDIGKLIPLHDGSIRTALDTGCGVASWGAYLLSRDILAMSFAPRDSHEAQVQFALERGVPAMIGVLASNRLTYPARAFDMAHCSRCLIPWHLYDGLYLMEVDRVLRPGGYWILSGPPINWKKYWKGWERSKEDLNAEQEAIEAVARSLCWTKIKEAGDIAVWQKPANHVGCKASRKKAAAKSPPFCSRKNADAAWYDKMEACVTPLPDVSGASEVTDGAVQKWPQRLTAVPPRISAGSLKGVTAKAFLQDTELWKKRVRHYRAVINQFEQKGRYRNVLDMNARLGGFAAALAMANYPLWVMNMAPTVGNSSAALGVIYERGLIGSYQDWCEGTSTYPRTYDLIHADSVFTLYKNRCEMDIILLEMDRILRPEGTVIIRDDVDMLVKIKSVADGMRWDSQIVDHEDGPLVREKVLLVAKTYWTAKDRDQ; this comes from the exons ATGGGGGTCCGCTCGGCCACCAAGCTGCACATATCCCCGGCCCACTCCGCCGCCCGGCGCTCCCTCTTCCTgcccctcgccgccgtcgccctcctcTGCTCCGCCTCCTACCTCCTGGGCGCCTGGCAACACGGCGGCGGCCTCCCCTTCTCCGCCCCCAGCCCCCGCTCCGTCTCCATCGCCACCGAcatcacctgcaccaccaccctcaCCCCCTCCACCCCGTCCCTCGACTTCTCCGCGCACCACGCGGCGGCGGCCGACCCCGCCGCGTCCAAGGccgcctcgtccgcgtcctccgccGCGCCGCGGAGGTACCCGGCCTGCCCCGTCGAGTACTCCGAGTACACGCCGTGCGAGGACGTGAAGCGGTCCCTGCGGTACCCGCGGGACCGGCTGGTGTACCGGGAGCGCCACTGCCCCTCGCCGCGCGAGCGGCTGCGCTGCCTCGTGCCCGCGCCCGCCGGGTACCGCAACCCGTTCCCGTGGCCCGCCAGCCGCGACGTCGCCTGGTTCGCCAACGTGCCGCACAAGGAGCTCACCGTCGAGAAGGCGGTGCAGAACTGGATCCGCGTCGACGGGGACAAGCTCCGCTTCCCCGGCGGCGGGACCATGTTCCCCCACGGCGCCGACGCATACATCGACGACATTGGCAAGCTCATCCCGCTCCACGACGGCTCCATCCGCACCGCGCTCGACACCGGCTGCGGG GTGGCGAGCTGGGGCGCGTACCTGCTGTCCCGCGACATCCTGGCCATGTCATTCGCGCCGCGGGACTCGCACGAGGCGCAGGTGCAGTTCGCGCTGGAGCGCGGCGTGCCCGCCATGATCGGTGTCCTCGCGTCCAACCGGCTGACCTACCCGGCGCGCGCCTTCGACATGGCGCACTGCTCCCGCTGCCTCATCCCCTGGCACCTCTACG ATGGGCTGTACCTGATGGAGGTCGATCGCGTCCTGCGCCCCGGAGGGTACTGGATCCTCTCCGGGCCGCCGATCAACTGGAAGAAGTACTGGAAAGGGTGGGAGAGAAGCAAGGAGGACCTCAACGCCGAGCAGGAGGCCATCGAGGCCGTCGCCCGGAGCCTCTGCTGGACCAAGATCAAGGAGGCCGGCGACATTGCCGTCTGGCAGAAACCTGCCAACCACGTCGGCTGCAAGGCCTCCCGGAAGAAGGCCGCCGCCAAGTCTCCGCCTTTCTGCTCCCGTAAAAATGCCGACGCAGCATG GTACGACAAGATGGAGGCCTGCGTGACGCCGCTCCCGGACGTCTCCGGCGCGAGCGAGGTCACCGACGGCGCGGTGCAGAAGTGGCCGCAGAGGCTCACCGCCGTGCCGCCCAGGATCTCCGCGGGAAGCCTCAAGGGCGTCACAGCCAAGGCGTTCCTGCAGGACACCGAGCTGTGGAAGAAGCGGGTTCGCCACTACAGGGCGGTGATCAACCAGTTCGAGCAGAAAGGACGGTACCGTAACGTGCTCGACATGAACGCGCGCCTCGGCGGCTTCGCGGCAGCGCTGGCGATGGCGAATTACCCTCTGTGGGTCATGAACATGGCCCCGACGGTGGGGAACTCCAGCGCAGCGCTTGGCGTGATCTACGAGCGCGGCCTCATCGGAAGCTACCAGGACTG GTGCGAGGGCACCTCCACTTACCCGCGGACCTACGATCTCATCCACGCCGACTCCGTCTTCACGCTGTACAAGAACAG GTGTGAGATGGACATCATCCTCTTGGAGATGGACAGGATCCTGAGGCCCGAGGGCACGGTGATCATCAGAGACGATGTGGACATGCTCGTCAAGATCAAGAGCGTTGCCGACGGGATGAGGTGGGACAGCCAAatcgtcgaccacgaagacggCCCGCTTGTCAGGGAGAAGGTCCTCCTGGTTGCGAAGACATATTGGACTGCCAAGGACCGAGATCAATAG